In Mytilus trossulus isolate FHL-02 chromosome 14, PNRI_Mtr1.1.1.hap1, whole genome shotgun sequence, a genomic segment contains:
- the LOC134697513 gene encoding BTB/POZ domain-containing protein 2-like encodes MAVRRLNQQQTQRQSRAPVSDAFEECHIKEESIDTITGKLDQICLTEEMADVFFLFQGENIARIPAHKMILALRSPVFKAMFYGSFPQREGDIWIEDIKLDSFRRLMKYLYTDLLQLNKNSVIPLLYAAKKYQISGLISKCEKYLQDNLAVNNACTLFSHAKFFTMAKLRTNALKYIADNAFDVVKNDDFLMLLSEDLVDILKLDSLCVQEVDVVRAVLKWVDHKLAKSKNKIDGKSRRAILLKDGILFTMAIPLLSFEEFTSVVTPSSILTDEEQLQISKAIKSLNNASACGKFRVRPRKGGRVVEVLIHDIVYPSNNRSCDINSSIINVDCSEILSVKANKRIKIKSVTIKPQFQQPSQNNWNVEVDIKTFTTVHKEIPKTFKMFDFHEEEWRDIKTDEVTLNINYEGRACKLPVDKVILENQKLEFSIKPCLPHRNYNLWGSNRHMIKILPQTYQLVNGMMYEHKLSQQTTLYLSLTGGYLVESFEVVEIC; translated from the exons ATGGCAGTAAGAAGATTAAACCAGCAACAGACACAACGGCAAAGTCGTGCACCAGTTTCG GATGCCTTTGAAGAATGTCACATAAAAGAAGAAAGTATTGACACCATAACTGGAAAATTGGACCAGATATGTCTGACAGAGGAAATGGCAGATGTGTTCTTCTTATTTCAAGGTGAAAATATAGCACGCATTCCAGCTCATAAAATGATCCTTGCTTTGAGAAGTCCTGTTTTTAAGGCCATGTTCTATGGTAGCTTTCCACAAAGAGAAGGCGATATATGGATCGAAGATATTAAACTGGATTCGTTTCGAAGATTGATGAA ATATTTATATACCGATCTTCTGCAGCTTAACAAAAATTCTGTTATTCCTTTATTGTATGCCGCGAAGAAGTATCAGATCTCCGGGTTGATCTCAAAATGTGAGAAATATCTACAAGATAATTTAGCTGTTAATAATGCATGTACACTTTTCAGTCATGCAAAGTTTTTCACAATGGCTAAACTTAGAACTAATGCACTCAAATATATAGCCGATAATGCGTTCGATGTGGTAAAAAATGACGATTTTCTGATGCTCCTATCAGAAGACTTAGTTGATATTCTTAAGCTTGATTCCCTTTGTGTACAAGAGGTAGATGTAGTCCGTGCAGTTCTTAAATGGGTAGATCATAAACTGGCTAAGTCCAAAAACAAAATCGACGGGAAATCTAGACGAGCCATTCTTCTTAAAGATGGGATCTTATTTACTATGGCAATTCCTCTACTTTCTTTTGAAGAGTTTACGTCAGTTGTAACACCAAGTAGTATTTTAACAGACGAAGAGCAACTTCAGATTTCCAAAGCTATTAAGAGTCTGAATAATGCATCTGCATGCGGAAAATTTAGAGTACGCCCGAGAAAAGGAGGTAGGGTTGTGGAGGTGCTCATTCACGATATAGTGTACCCAAGTAATAACCGGTCATGTGATATCAATAGTAGCATTATAAATGTGGATTGTTCTGAAATTTTATCTGTGAAAGCAAACAAAAGAATCAAGATTAAATCTGTTACCATCAAACCACAATTCCAACAACCAAGTCAGAATAACTGGAATGTTGAAGTTGATATTAAAACTTTTACCACTGTGCACAAAGAAATTCctaaaacattcaaaatgtttGACTTTCATGAAGAAGAATGGCGCGATATTAAAACTGATGAAGTCACATTGAATATAAACTATGAAGGCAGAGCTTGCAAACTTCCAGTTGACAAAGTCATTTTAGAAAATCAGAAATTAGAATTTTCTATAAAACCATGCCTTCCTCATAGAAATTATAATTTGTGGGGATCAAACCGTCACATGATCAAGATATTACCACAAACGTATCAATTGGTGAATGGTATGATGTATGAACACAAGTTATCCCAACAAACAACTCTGTACTTGTCACTTACAGGCGGATACTTAGTGGAAAGTTTTGAGGTAGTGGAAATTTGCTGA